In Carya illinoinensis cultivar Pawnee chromosome 7, C.illinoinensisPawnee_v1, whole genome shotgun sequence, the following are encoded in one genomic region:
- the LOC122315790 gene encoding protein RKD5 isoform X1, translated as MESSDTHFLKDLLVFQNTINEELIRSMHVYQLENGKENEVERGFLFSVSGSYMEIEANPALFLLKFRPSEVFEGLMNGFWLCIFAYHADRSPHLACIPSLLSISRNPKLKSVPTLSGDLQIILELGCRREDSEPSQFAEEETCQENYVNYHQSKKSLPILHQDLNCLPYPASMSELSEDQHKEQCSTGWKSAGIVDNKKKRAASEHIASIALSDLAKYFDLPITEASRNLKVGLTVLKKKCRELGIPRWPHRKIKSLDGLIQDLQTYWQEEAKRQQQENEAAAMAVAKRRRMLESEKENIERKPFMELQTETKRFRQDVFKRRHRARALRNHGLSISINQLI; from the exons ATGGAATCTTCTGACACCCATTTCTTAAAAGATCTCTTAGTCTTTCAAAACACTATAAACGAAG AATTGATCAGGAGCATGCATGTATACCAGTTGGAGAATGGGAAGGAAAATGAAGTTGAGAGGGGGTTTTTGTTCTCGGTCAGTGGGTCCTACATGGAAATTGAAGCCAACCCAGCTCTCTTCTTGCTTAAGTTCCGGCCTTCCGAAGTTTTTGAAGGGCTTATGAACGGCTTTTGGCTTTGCATATTTGCATATCATGCCGATCGTTCGCCTCATCTCGCATGCATTCCTTCTCTGCTTTCAATCTCCAG AAATCCCAAGCTGAAGTCAGTGCCAACATTGTCAGGCGATCTTCAAATTATTTTGGAGTTGGGCTGCAGAAGGGAAGACAGTGAGCCATCACAATTTGCAGAGGAGGAAACATGCCAAGAGAACTATGTAAATTATCATCAATCCAAGAAAAGTTTGCCCATACTTCATCAGGATCTTAACTGCCTTCCTTATCCAGCAAGCATGTCTGAATTATCTGAAGATCAACATAAGGAGCAATGTTCAACAG GATGGAAGAGTGCAGGTATTGTAGACAATAAGAAAAAGAGGGCAGCCAGTGAACACATTGCAAGCATTGCTCTATCAGATCTAGCCAAGTATTTTGATCTTCCAATCACAGAAGCTTCAAGAAATTTGAAAGTTGGACTTACAGTTCTCAAGAAGAAATGTAGAGAATTAGGTATTCCTCGTTGGCCACATAGGAAGATCAAATCCCTTGATGGTCTCATTCAAGATCTTCAg ACCTATTGGCAGGAAGAGGCAAAACGCCAACAGCAGGAGAATGAGGCAGCTGCCATGGCAGTGGCAAAAAGGAGAAGGATGTTGGAGagcgaaaaagaaaatatagagagAAAACCCTTCATGGAGTTGCAGACCGAGACCAAAAGATTCAGGCAagatgttttcaaaagaaggcATAGAGCTAGAGCTCTTAGAAACCATGGCCTATCAATATCAATCAATCAGCTGATATAA
- the LOC122315790 gene encoding protein RKD5 isoform X5 has product MESSDTHFLKDLLVFQNTINEELIRSMHVYQLENGKENEVERGFLFSVSGSYMEIEANPALFLLKFRPSEVFEGLMNGFWLCIFAYHADRSPHLACIPSLLSISRNPKLKSVPTLSGDLQIILELGCRREDSEPSQFAEEETCQENYVNYHQSKKSLPILHQDLNCLPYPASMSELSEDQHKEQCSTGWKSAGIVDNKKKRAASEHIASIALSDLAKYFDLPITEASRNLKVGLTVLKKKCRELGIPRWPHRKIKSLDGLIQDLQFCCTIQWR; this is encoded by the exons ATGGAATCTTCTGACACCCATTTCTTAAAAGATCTCTTAGTCTTTCAAAACACTATAAACGAAG AATTGATCAGGAGCATGCATGTATACCAGTTGGAGAATGGGAAGGAAAATGAAGTTGAGAGGGGGTTTTTGTTCTCGGTCAGTGGGTCCTACATGGAAATTGAAGCCAACCCAGCTCTCTTCTTGCTTAAGTTCCGGCCTTCCGAAGTTTTTGAAGGGCTTATGAACGGCTTTTGGCTTTGCATATTTGCATATCATGCCGATCGTTCGCCTCATCTCGCATGCATTCCTTCTCTGCTTTCAATCTCCAG AAATCCCAAGCTGAAGTCAGTGCCAACATTGTCAGGCGATCTTCAAATTATTTTGGAGTTGGGCTGCAGAAGGGAAGACAGTGAGCCATCACAATTTGCAGAGGAGGAAACATGCCAAGAGAACTATGTAAATTATCATCAATCCAAGAAAAGTTTGCCCATACTTCATCAGGATCTTAACTGCCTTCCTTATCCAGCAAGCATGTCTGAATTATCTGAAGATCAACATAAGGAGCAATGTTCAACAG GATGGAAGAGTGCAGGTATTGTAGACAATAAGAAAAAGAGGGCAGCCAGTGAACACATTGCAAGCATTGCTCTATCAGATCTAGCCAAGTATTTTGATCTTCCAATCACAGAAGCTTCAAGAAATTTGAAAGTTGGACTTACAGTTCTCAAGAAGAAATGTAGAGAATTAGGTATTCCTCGTTGGCCACATAGGAAGATCAAATCCCTTGATGGTCTCATTCAAGATCTTCAg ttCTGTTGCACCATTCAATGGAGATAG
- the LOC122315790 gene encoding protein RKD5 isoform X4, producing the protein MESSDTHFLKDLLVFQNTINEELIRSMHVYQLENGKENEVERGFLFSVSGSYMEIEANPALFLLKFRPSEVFEGLMNGFWLCIFAYHADRSPHLACIPSLLSISRNPKLKSVPTLSGDLQIILELGCRREDSEPSQFAEEETCQENYVNYHQSKKSLPILHQDLNCLPYPASMSELSEDQHKEQCSTGIVDNKKKRAASEHIASIALSDLAKYFDLPITEASRNLKVGLTVLKKKCRELGIPRWPHRKIKSLDGLIQDLQEEAKRQQQENEAAAMAVAKRRRMLESEKENIERKPFMELQTETKRFRQDVFKRRHRARALRNHGLSISINQLI; encoded by the exons ATGGAATCTTCTGACACCCATTTCTTAAAAGATCTCTTAGTCTTTCAAAACACTATAAACGAAG AATTGATCAGGAGCATGCATGTATACCAGTTGGAGAATGGGAAGGAAAATGAAGTTGAGAGGGGGTTTTTGTTCTCGGTCAGTGGGTCCTACATGGAAATTGAAGCCAACCCAGCTCTCTTCTTGCTTAAGTTCCGGCCTTCCGAAGTTTTTGAAGGGCTTATGAACGGCTTTTGGCTTTGCATATTTGCATATCATGCCGATCGTTCGCCTCATCTCGCATGCATTCCTTCTCTGCTTTCAATCTCCAG AAATCCCAAGCTGAAGTCAGTGCCAACATTGTCAGGCGATCTTCAAATTATTTTGGAGTTGGGCTGCAGAAGGGAAGACAGTGAGCCATCACAATTTGCAGAGGAGGAAACATGCCAAGAGAACTATGTAAATTATCATCAATCCAAGAAAAGTTTGCCCATACTTCATCAGGATCTTAACTGCCTTCCTTATCCAGCAAGCATGTCTGAATTATCTGAAGATCAACATAAGGAGCAATGTTCAACAG GTATTGTAGACAATAAGAAAAAGAGGGCAGCCAGTGAACACATTGCAAGCATTGCTCTATCAGATCTAGCCAAGTATTTTGATCTTCCAATCACAGAAGCTTCAAGAAATTTGAAAGTTGGACTTACAGTTCTCAAGAAGAAATGTAGAGAATTAGGTATTCCTCGTTGGCCACATAGGAAGATCAAATCCCTTGATGGTCTCATTCAAGATCTTCAg GAAGAGGCAAAACGCCAACAGCAGGAGAATGAGGCAGCTGCCATGGCAGTGGCAAAAAGGAGAAGGATGTTGGAGagcgaaaaagaaaatatagagagAAAACCCTTCATGGAGTTGCAGACCGAGACCAAAAGATTCAGGCAagatgttttcaaaagaaggcATAGAGCTAGAGCTCTTAGAAACCATGGCCTATCAATATCAATCAATCAGCTGATATAA
- the LOC122315792 gene encoding heterogeneous nuclear ribonucleoprotein F-like isoform X2, whose amino-acid sequence MQVEFALQRDRQSMGRRYVEVFRCKRQDYYNAVAAEVNYEGIYDNDYHGSPPPARSKRFSDKDQLEYTEILKMRGLPFSVKKPEIIEFFQDFKLIEERIHIACRPDGKATGEAYVEFASAEEAKRAMCKDKMTIGSRYVELFPSTPDEARRAESRSRQ is encoded by the coding sequence ATGCAGGTTGAGTTTGCTTTACAAAGAGATCGGCAGAGCATGGGTCGGAGGTATGTGGAAGTTTTCAGATGCAAGAGGCAGGATTACTACAATGCTGTTGCTGCGGAGGTAAACTATGAAGGAATTTATGATAATGACTATCATGGAAGCCCTCCTCCAGCTCGATCAAAAAGGTTCAGTGACAAGGACCAGCTGGAATACACTGAAATATTGAAGATGCGTGGCCTCCCCTTTTCAGTGAAAAAGCCCgaaattattgaatttttcCAGGATTTCAAGCTGATAGAAGAAAGGATACACATTGCATGTCGCCCTGATGGGAAAGCTACTGGAGAGGCGTATGTAGAGTTTGCTTCTGCAGAGGAGGCTAAGAGAGCTATGTGCAAAGACAAGATGACAATTGGGTCTAGATATGTGGAGCTGTTTCCTTCGACACCAGACGAAGCAAGACGGGCTGAGTCAAGATCCCGACAGTGA
- the LOC122315375 gene encoding pentatricopeptide repeat-containing protein At4g39530-like: MLLRSTLIKFFSCSLPGAIDAIPPRVPEPSIVLLIQKKSKPISISECNQIHAKLVVSRAISETHVANTLLSLYTKCNALDHADFLFDKMPRKNVVTWTSMITAYVHDGSFGRAMKMFKGLLETGDKPNKFTFSIAVRACTGLSSRELGQQIHGLMVQLGLESNEFAGSVLVDMYFKIGNDLDDACRVFDGLFTKDRVTWNVMISAVAQVGDSGRVSRLFSDMRVSDQLEPNDFTFTSLLRCCCLLREVEQIHALAVKFHAEDDVVVGSALVDFYGKCGDMASSWKVFDSMEEKDMFVWSSIISGHTRNGRGEEAIILFREMCRQGMRPDQHALSSTLKGCAENGDLNTAIQVHAQMIKSGCGRNCFVASVLLALYADSGNICEAENLFRKIDMKDIVAWNSMISGYAQMKEGSLSCIQMFQELCLTDLLKPDAGSLIAVLKSCQSKSDMVTGVQIHSVIVKSIQSLETPVGNALVHMYSECGTIDDAYKCFNDLAEKDETSWSSIVSCYQQNGYDLEALQLCKQMLANGVHFTSYSLPSCLAACSKVVAIDVGKQFHAFIIKCGFHRDVYVGSSIIDMYAKCGDHEESRKVFNEGQRSNEVTYNAMISGLALHGKALEAIEIFSEMEKMSLMPNHITFLALLSACSHAGYTEKSLYFFNLMHKKYRIRPESEHYSCLIDAYGRAGKLEEAYQFIKNDGSVLAWRSLLSACRIYANTKIAEKSATEIIELDANDHASYVILSNIYSGEGKWEEAMKLRQKMAEIGLKKYPASSRLIH, from the coding sequence ATGCTTCTTCGGTCAACcttgatcaaattcttttcaTGCTCTCTCCCCGGCGCCATTGACGCCATCCCCCCTAGAGTGCCCGAACCGTCCATTGTACTGCTAATTCAGAAGAAGTCAAAGCCTATATCGATCAGCGAGTGTAACCAAATCCATGCAAAGCTTGTAGTGTCGCGAGCAATCTCAGAAACCCATGTCGCAAACACCCTTTTGAGCCTTTACACGAAATGTAACGCTTTAGATCATGCAGACTTCTTGTTCGACAAAATGCCTCGCAAGAACGTGGTGACGTGGACTTCAATGATTACGGCTTATGTTCATGATGGGTCTTTTGGGAGAGCTATGAAAATGTTCAAAGGATTGCTTGAAACGGGTGATAAACCAAACAAATTTACTTTTTCTATCGCCGTTCGGGCTTGTACCGGTCTTAGTTCTCGCGAACTGGGTCAGCAAATTCATGGCTTGATGGTTCAACTGGGGCTTGAGAGTAATGAGTTTGCGGGTAGCGTTCTAGTGGACATGTATTTCAAGATTGGGAATGATCTTGATGATGCGTGTCGTGTTTTTGATGGGTTGTTTACCAAAGATAGAGTTACATGGAATGTTATGATTTCTGCGGTTGCACAAGTTGGTGATTCTGGTAGGGTTTCAAGATTGTTTTCGGATATGCGGGTGTCTGATCAGTTGGAGCCCAATGATTTTACCTTTACGAGCTTGCTCAGGTGTTGTTGTTTATTAAGAGAGGTGGAGCAAATACATGCACTTGCTGTGAAGTTTCACGCTGAAGATGATGTTGTGGTGGGCAGTGCTTTAGTGGATTTTTATGGTAAGTGCGGTGATAtggcttcaagctggaaagtctTCGATTCCATGGAGGAGAAAGATATGTTTGTTTGGAGCTCCATCATTTCGGGTCATACGAGAAATGGTCGAGGAGAGGAAGCTATCATTTTGTTCAGGGAAATGTGTAGACAAGGCATGAGACCCGATCAACATGCATTGTCAAGTACATTAAAAGGTTGTGCTGAGAATGGAGACTTGAACACAGCAATTCAAGTCCACGCCCAAATGATAAAGAGCGGATGTGGAAGAAACTGTTTTGTTGCAAGTGTTCTTTTAGCTCTTTATGCAGATTCAGGCAATATATGTGAAGCAGAGAATTTGTTCAGAAAAATTGATATGAAAGATATTGTTGCATGGAACTCAATGATCTCGGGTTATGCTCAAATGAAGGAGGGCTCTCTTTCTTGCATCCAAATGTTTCAAGAACTTTGCTTGACTGACTTACTGAAACCTGATGCAGGCAGTCTAATTGCTGTTCTAAAGTCTTGTCAGAGTAAATCAGATATGGTCACAGGTGTGCAGATCCATTCCGTGATAGTGAAATCAATTCAAAGTCTTGAAACTCCAGTTGGGAATGCACTAGTCCACATGTACTCCGAGTGTGGAACTATAGATGATGCTTACAAGTGTTTCAATGATTTGGCTGAGAAGGATGAAACTTCTTGGAGTTCTATAGTTAGTTGTTATCAACAGAATGGGTATGATTTAGAGGCTCTGCAACTTTGCAAACAGATGCTAGCAAATGGGGTCCATTTCACCAGTTATAGCCTTCCATCATGCCTTGCAGCTTGCTCGAAAGTTGTAGCTATAGATGTAGGCAAACAGTTTCATGCTTTCATTATCAAGTGTGGTTTTCATAGAGATGTCTATGTTGGGAGCTCGATCATAGATATGTATGCTAAATGTGGAGACCATGAGGAATCTAGAAAAGTTTTTAATGAAGGGCAAAGGTCAAATGAAGTAACTTACAATGCCATGATTTCTGGACTCGCACTGCATGGGAAAGCCCTGGAGGCAATAGAAATATTCAGCGAGATGGAGAAGATGAGTTTAATGCCCAATCATATCACATTCTTAGCTCTTCTATCAGCTTGCAGCCATGCAGGTTACACAGAAaagagtttatatttttttaatttgatgcaCAAGAAGTATCGTATTAGGCCAGAATCTGAACATTATTCCTGCTTGATTGATGCATATGGTCGGGCTGGAAAGCTCGAGGAGGCGTACCAATTCATTAAAAATGATGGAAGTGTTTTGGCATGGAGAAGTTTACTTAGTGCTTGTAGGATTTATGCAAACACAAAAATTGCAGAAAAATCTGCAACAGAAATTATAGAACTTGATGCCAACGATCATGCTTCATATGTTATACTCTCTAACATTTACTCTGGGGAGGGAAAAtgggaagaagctatgaagTTGAGACAGAAAATGGCCGAGATTGGGTTGAAGAAATATCCAGCAAGTAGTCGGTTGATACACTGA
- the LOC122315792 gene encoding heterogeneous nuclear ribonucleoprotein H2-like isoform X1, translated as MYGPRGAMLGSGGVSDGYEVGSKRQRMMESNPYFAVSSGTSGFQPYGYGGGFQPPLFPVIRLRGLPFNCTDIDIFKFFAGLDIVDVLLVNKSGRFSGEAFVVFAGSMQVEFALQRDRQSMGRRYVEVFRCKRQDYYNAVAAEVNYEGIYDNDYHGSPPPARSKRFSDKDQLEYTEILKMRGLPFSVKKPEIIEFFQDFKLIEERIHIACRPDGKATGEAYVEFASAEEAKRAMCKDKMTIGSRYVELFPSTPDEARRAESRSRQ; from the exons ATGTACGGACCGAGAGG GGCAATGTTGGGAAGCGGGGGGGTTTCGGACGGGTACGAGGTCGGCTCAAAGAGACAAAGAATGATGGAATCCAATCCCTACTTCGCAGTGAGCAGCGGCACAAGTGGCTTTCAACCTTATGGCTATGGTGGCGGCTTTCAACCCCCTCTCTTTCCAGTGATTCGGCTCAGGGGGCTTCCCTTCAACTGCACCGACATTGACATTTTCAAGTTCTTTGCTGGACTGGACATTGTGGATGTTCTACTTGTCAACAAGAGTGGACGGTTCTCTGGAGAAGCCTTTGTTGTCTTCGCGGGATCAATGCAGGTTGAGTTTGCTTTACAAAGAGATCGGCAGAGCATGGGTCGGAGGTATGTGGAAGTTTTCAGATGCAAGAGGCAGGATTACTACAATGCTGTTGCTGCGGAGGTAAACTATGAAGGAATTTATGATAATGACTATCATGGAAGCCCTCCTCCAGCTCGATCAAAAAGGTTCAGTGACAAGGACCAGCTGGAATACACTGAAATATTGAAGATGCGTGGCCTCCCCTTTTCAGTGAAAAAGCCCgaaattattgaatttttcCAGGATTTCAAGCTGATAGAAGAAAGGATACACATTGCATGTCGCCCTGATGGGAAAGCTACTGGAGAGGCGTATGTAGAGTTTGCTTCTGCAGAGGAGGCTAAGAGAGCTATGTGCAAAGACAAGATGACAATTGGGTCTAGATATGTGGAGCTGTTTCCTTCGACACCAGACGAAGCAAGACGGGCTGAGTCAAGATCCCGACAGTGA
- the LOC122315790 gene encoding protein RKD5 isoform X3 translates to MESSDTHFLKDLLVFQNTINEELIRSMHVYQLENGKENEVERGFLFSVSGSYMEIEANPALFLLKFRPSEVFEGLMNGFWLCIFAYHADRSPHLACIPSLLSISRNPKLKSVPTLSGDLQIILELGCRREDSEPSQFAEEETCQENYVNYHQSKKSLPILHQDLNCLPYPASMSELSEDQHKEQCSTGIVDNKKKRAASEHIASIALSDLAKYFDLPITEASRNLKVGLTVLKKKCRELGIPRWPHRKIKSLDGLIQDLQTYWQEEAKRQQQENEAAAMAVAKRRRMLESEKENIERKPFMELQTETKRFRQDVFKRRHRARALRNHGLSISINQLI, encoded by the exons ATGGAATCTTCTGACACCCATTTCTTAAAAGATCTCTTAGTCTTTCAAAACACTATAAACGAAG AATTGATCAGGAGCATGCATGTATACCAGTTGGAGAATGGGAAGGAAAATGAAGTTGAGAGGGGGTTTTTGTTCTCGGTCAGTGGGTCCTACATGGAAATTGAAGCCAACCCAGCTCTCTTCTTGCTTAAGTTCCGGCCTTCCGAAGTTTTTGAAGGGCTTATGAACGGCTTTTGGCTTTGCATATTTGCATATCATGCCGATCGTTCGCCTCATCTCGCATGCATTCCTTCTCTGCTTTCAATCTCCAG AAATCCCAAGCTGAAGTCAGTGCCAACATTGTCAGGCGATCTTCAAATTATTTTGGAGTTGGGCTGCAGAAGGGAAGACAGTGAGCCATCACAATTTGCAGAGGAGGAAACATGCCAAGAGAACTATGTAAATTATCATCAATCCAAGAAAAGTTTGCCCATACTTCATCAGGATCTTAACTGCCTTCCTTATCCAGCAAGCATGTCTGAATTATCTGAAGATCAACATAAGGAGCAATGTTCAACAG GTATTGTAGACAATAAGAAAAAGAGGGCAGCCAGTGAACACATTGCAAGCATTGCTCTATCAGATCTAGCCAAGTATTTTGATCTTCCAATCACAGAAGCTTCAAGAAATTTGAAAGTTGGACTTACAGTTCTCAAGAAGAAATGTAGAGAATTAGGTATTCCTCGTTGGCCACATAGGAAGATCAAATCCCTTGATGGTCTCATTCAAGATCTTCAg ACCTATTGGCAGGAAGAGGCAAAACGCCAACAGCAGGAGAATGAGGCAGCTGCCATGGCAGTGGCAAAAAGGAGAAGGATGTTGGAGagcgaaaaagaaaatatagagagAAAACCCTTCATGGAGTTGCAGACCGAGACCAAAAGATTCAGGCAagatgttttcaaaagaaggcATAGAGCTAGAGCTCTTAGAAACCATGGCCTATCAATATCAATCAATCAGCTGATATAA
- the LOC122315790 gene encoding protein RKD5 isoform X2, with protein sequence MESSDTHFLKDLLVFQNTINEELIRSMHVYQLENGKENEVERGFLFSVSGSYMEIEANPALFLLKFRPSEVFEGLMNGFWLCIFAYHADRSPHLACIPSLLSISRNPKLKSVPTLSGDLQIILELGCRREDSEPSQFAEEETCQENYVNYHQSKKSLPILHQDLNCLPYPASMSELSEDQHKEQCSTGWKSAGIVDNKKKRAASEHIASIALSDLAKYFDLPITEASRNLKVGLTVLKKKCRELGIPRWPHRKIKSLDGLIQDLQEEAKRQQQENEAAAMAVAKRRRMLESEKENIERKPFMELQTETKRFRQDVFKRRHRARALRNHGLSISINQLI encoded by the exons ATGGAATCTTCTGACACCCATTTCTTAAAAGATCTCTTAGTCTTTCAAAACACTATAAACGAAG AATTGATCAGGAGCATGCATGTATACCAGTTGGAGAATGGGAAGGAAAATGAAGTTGAGAGGGGGTTTTTGTTCTCGGTCAGTGGGTCCTACATGGAAATTGAAGCCAACCCAGCTCTCTTCTTGCTTAAGTTCCGGCCTTCCGAAGTTTTTGAAGGGCTTATGAACGGCTTTTGGCTTTGCATATTTGCATATCATGCCGATCGTTCGCCTCATCTCGCATGCATTCCTTCTCTGCTTTCAATCTCCAG AAATCCCAAGCTGAAGTCAGTGCCAACATTGTCAGGCGATCTTCAAATTATTTTGGAGTTGGGCTGCAGAAGGGAAGACAGTGAGCCATCACAATTTGCAGAGGAGGAAACATGCCAAGAGAACTATGTAAATTATCATCAATCCAAGAAAAGTTTGCCCATACTTCATCAGGATCTTAACTGCCTTCCTTATCCAGCAAGCATGTCTGAATTATCTGAAGATCAACATAAGGAGCAATGTTCAACAG GATGGAAGAGTGCAGGTATTGTAGACAATAAGAAAAAGAGGGCAGCCAGTGAACACATTGCAAGCATTGCTCTATCAGATCTAGCCAAGTATTTTGATCTTCCAATCACAGAAGCTTCAAGAAATTTGAAAGTTGGACTTACAGTTCTCAAGAAGAAATGTAGAGAATTAGGTATTCCTCGTTGGCCACATAGGAAGATCAAATCCCTTGATGGTCTCATTCAAGATCTTCAg GAAGAGGCAAAACGCCAACAGCAGGAGAATGAGGCAGCTGCCATGGCAGTGGCAAAAAGGAGAAGGATGTTGGAGagcgaaaaagaaaatatagagagAAAACCCTTCATGGAGTTGCAGACCGAGACCAAAAGATTCAGGCAagatgttttcaaaagaaggcATAGAGCTAGAGCTCTTAGAAACCATGGCCTATCAATATCAATCAATCAGCTGATATAA
- the LOC122316943 gene encoding probable serine/threonine-protein kinase PIX13 — MGLCYGSLAHESDPTASTSLPTTPATSSGKNMGSSGTSSSTGKSQFSEGTIGSVDESYPDGKILEMPNLKEFSLSDLKTSTRNFKTDSLLGEGGFGKVFKGWMDEKTLTPCKVGTGMQVAIKKLSSQSTQGFQEWQSEVNFLGRLSHPNLVKLLGYCLEEKELLLVYEYMQRGSLENHLFRRNPNIEPLSWDIRLKIAIGAARGLAFLHTSEREVIYRDFKASNILLDENYNAKISDFGLAKLGPSGGDSHVTTRIMGTYGYAAPEYIATGHLYVKSDVYGFGVVLLEILTGLRALDTKRPSGQQNLVEWLRPSLSNKRKLKTIMDTRMEGQYSSKAVLQAAELTLKCLASDPKGRPSMKEVVAALELIEAIKGNPKKYKIKSTAAAQGQHHNHHHSSFHARHRGAET; from the exons ATGGGTCTTTGCTATGGATCTCTCGCTCATGAGTCTGATCCTACTGCCAGCACCTCACTACCTACGACTCCTG CAACATCAAGCGGCAAGAACATGGGATCATCGGGGACAAGCAGCAGTACCGGGAAGAGTCAATTTTCAGAGGGAACAATTGGAAGCGTTGACGAGTCATATCCTGATGGGAAAATCCTGGAAATGCCCAACTTGAAAGAATTCAGCCTTTCGGATTTAAAGACGTCGACCAGGAATTTCAAGACGGATTCTTTGTTGGGAGAGGGAGGCTTTGGGAAAGTTTTCAAGGGTTGGATGGATGAGAAGACACTCACACCCTGTAAGGTTGGCACCGGCATGCAGGTTGCTATCAAGAAATTGAGCTCACAAAGTACGCAAGGTTTCCAAGAGTGGCAG TCAGAAGTAAATTTTTTAGGAAGACTATCTCATCCCAACCTGGTCAAGCTACTGGGGTACTGTTTGGAGGAAAAAGAGCTACTACTTGTGTATGAGTACATGCAGAGGGGGAGCTTGGAGAATCATCTTTTTAGAA GGAATCCTAACATTGAACCGCTTTCTTGGGACATACGACTCAAAATAGCTATTGGAGCAGCTCGCGGCCTGGCTTTCCTACACACTTCAGAAAGGGAAGTCATATACAGAGATTTTAAGGCCTCAAATATACTGCTTGATGAG AACTACAATGCAAAAATCTCAGATTTTGGCTTGGCAAAACTGGGGCCTTCTGGTGGTGACTCCCATGTGACAACTAGGATTATGGGCACATATGGTTATGCTGCTCCAGAATATATAGCAACAG GTCATTTGTACGTGAAGAGTGATGTGTATGGCTTCGGTGTGGTGCTGCTTGAAATTCTAACGGGTTTACGGGCACTTGATACGAAAAGGCCTAGCGGGCAGCAAAATCTGGTTGAATGGCTTAGACCATCTCTTTCTAATAAAAGAAAGTTGAAAACCATTATGGACACAAGGATGGAGGGCCAATATTCATCGAAGGCAGTGTTACAGGCAGCAGAACTCACTTTAAAATGCCTGGCATCGGATCCAAAAGGCCGCCCTTCTATGAAAGAAGTGGTGGCGGCTTTGGAACTTATTGAAGCAATCAAGGGAAATCCAAAGAAGTACAAAATCAAATCTACTGCTGCAGCTCAAGGCCAACACCATAATCATCATCATTCTTCCTTTCATGCTAGGCACCGTGGTGCTGAAACTTGA